One genomic region from Microcystis panniformis FACHB-1757 encodes:
- the sipA gene encoding regulatory protein SipA: MSEISVGGKVRLIAIPPYLKTADPMPMLRPPELLNIDDIGTVIDRRPGGYWGVKFERGSFLLDSKYLEAI; this comes from the coding sequence ATGAGTGAAATTAGCGTCGGGGGAAAAGTCCGTCTGATTGCCATTCCCCCTTACCTGAAAACCGCCGATCCTATGCCTATGTTACGGCCGCCGGAGCTACTCAATATCGACGATATCGGCACGGTGATCGATCGCCGGCCGGGGGGTTATTGGGGTGTAAAATTCGAGCGAGGCTCATTTCTGCTCGATAGCAAATATTTAGAAGCTATTTAA
- a CDS encoding addiction module protein: MTKTAETLKIELAQLSVQDRAELAYFLIHSLDEGVDDNVLDAWDRELTERLAEIYAGTAKGEPSDKVLLELREKYS; encoded by the coding sequence ATGACTAAAACAGCAGAAACCCTTAAAATAGAACTTGCTCAACTTTCTGTGCAAGATCGCGCTGAACTAGCTTACTTTCTCATCCATTCCTTAGATGAAGGTGTAGATGACAATGTTTTAGATGCTTGGGATAGAGAATTAACTGAAAGATTAGCCGAAATTTATGCTGGAACAGCCAAGGGTGAACCATCAGATAAAGTATTATTGGAATTACGAGAGAAATATTCGTGA
- a CDS encoding type II toxin-antitoxin system RelE/ParE family toxin, with the protein MHDYLSEIEQVLEKIKINPNLGTAHTIEGVRRYVIRRFPYIIFYVEFEAFIWVVAIAHGKRKPDYWKKRNLE; encoded by the coding sequence TTGCACGACTACTTATCTGAAATTGAACAAGTTCTCGAAAAAATTAAAATTAACCCTAATCTGGGAACAGCCCATACTATCGAAGGGGTACGCCGTTATGTCATTCGCCGTTTTCCTTACATCATCTTTTATGTAGAATTTGAAGCATTTATCTGGGTGGTTGCGATCGCACATGGAAAACGTAAACCTGATTACTGGAAAAAGCGAAATTTAGAATAA
- a CDS encoding DUF2973 domain-containing protein: MLHLLYILAFTVIAFLTINNLIRSLITVSMDSQKRPAKSGNSYNPYGYPMTSHPELLDETGQPINEPLLVIRSLTVEDARQQLDAIYNSSPSATKEQDEEI; encoded by the coding sequence ATGTTACATCTGCTCTATATCCTCGCCTTCACAGTTATCGCTTTTTTGACCATTAATAATTTAATTCGGAGTCTGATTACTGTCAGCATGGATTCCCAGAAACGTCCTGCTAAATCGGGTAATTCCTATAATCCCTACGGTTATCCCATGACTTCCCATCCCGAACTTTTGGACGAGACTGGACAACCGATTAATGAACCTCTGTTAGTGATTCGTTCTCTCACTGTCGAAGATGCTCGTCAACAGTTAGATGCCATTTATAATTCTTCTCCCAGTGCCACCAAAGAGCAAGATGAAGAAATCTAA
- a CDS encoding PEP-CTERM sorting domain-containing protein (PEP-CTERM proteins occur, often in large numbers, in the proteomes of bacteria that also encode an exosortase, a predicted intramembrane cysteine proteinase. The presence of a PEP-CTERM domain at a protein's C-terminus predicts cleavage within the sorting domain, followed by covalent anchoring to some some component of the (usually Gram-negative) cell surface. Many PEP-CTERM proteins exhibit an unusual sequence composition that includes large numbers of potential glycosylation sites. Expression of one such protein has been shown restore the ability of a bacterium to form floc, a type of biofilm.), which produces MKNSISAAILGAAVTTALIGLSTSSVQAAQLSFKFNFLTSDGDLFKLNLTTEDTLTTKNAPSYTDPTSGLTSPAYTFTGYKILGVTGTETDPGGITNPITAILPAGSGVFNAPVNGVPTIDLIPHSKTDNLYNPNGGFAPGVLPAGNTAGKFSFGGLAFHVGGTKNEDYQVFTRSDFDNPLKRPGPGYDYGGCPGSCVGAIQIVPEPSSTAGLLAIGSFGALGAASTLKRKLKSSKTSENKTIKVG; this is translated from the coding sequence ATGAAAAACAGCATCTCAGCCGCGATTCTTGGAGCGGCTGTAACCACTGCACTCATCGGACTATCTACAAGTTCTGTTCAGGCCGCTCAACTTAGCTTCAAGTTCAACTTTTTAACTTCGGACGGTGATTTATTTAAACTGAATCTGACTACGGAGGACACGCTTACAACAAAAAACGCCCCTTCTTACACTGATCCAACCAGTGGTTTAACTTCTCCAGCTTATACCTTTACAGGCTACAAAATCCTTGGCGTGACGGGAACAGAGACTGACCCAGGCGGCATCACTAACCCTATTACTGCAATACTTCCCGCAGGCTCTGGCGTTTTTAATGCACCTGTCAATGGTGTTCCAACCATAGACTTGATTCCTCACTCGAAGACGGATAACCTTTACAATCCCAATGGTGGCTTTGCTCCAGGAGTGCTTCCAGCCGGGAATACAGCCGGTAAATTTTCGTTTGGAGGTTTAGCTTTCCATGTAGGGGGTACTAAAAATGAAGATTATCAAGTATTCACCCGGTCGGATTTTGATAACCCCTTGAAGCGGCCGGGGCCAGGCTATGACTATGGCGGTTGCCCCGGTAGCTGCGTTGGGGCTATACAAATTGTTCCTGAACCCTCCTCAACCGCTGGACTTTTAGCTATTGGCTCCTTTGGTGCATTAGGTGCAGCTTCAACCCTGAAACGCAAACTAAAATCATCCAAAACATCAGAAAACAAAACCATAAAAGTAGGCTAA
- a CDS encoding IS630 family transposase, with the protein MINLEFTEEEKNSLYYERFHHPHPRVKLKMEVLWLKSQKIPHQKICQLAGISPNTLLTYLRDYQEGGIEKLKEINFYRPKSELEFQKETLKKYFEKNPPATINEAVYRIEELTGIKRSPTQVRKFLKSMGMKCLKVGSLPSKADPDEQEDYKEKKLEPRLNEAKEGKRAVFFVDAAHFVMGAFLGFVWCFERLFVKSPSGRKRFNVLGALNAITHEVILVTYDNYITATQVCELIEKIAALGLMIPITLVLDNARYQKCKIVEELALSLSIELLYLPSYSPNLNLIERLWKLVKKKCLYGKYYENFSDFSSAIYECLNDAHLKHKKELDSLLTLRFQKFNKSQIMNV; encoded by the coding sequence ATGATTAACCTAGAATTCACGGAAGAAGAAAAGAACTCACTGTATTATGAAAGATTTCATCATCCCCATCCCCGGGTTAAACTGAAGATGGAAGTTCTCTGGTTAAAAAGCCAAAAGATACCGCACCAAAAAATTTGTCAGTTAGCAGGAATCTCGCCAAATACCTTATTAACCTATCTTCGCGATTATCAAGAAGGCGGAATAGAAAAATTAAAAGAAATCAACTTCTATCGCCCTAAAAGTGAATTAGAGTTTCAAAAAGAAACCCTCAAAAAATACTTCGAGAAAAATCCACCAGCCACAATAAATGAAGCTGTATATAGGATAGAAGAATTGACGGGAATAAAACGAAGTCCTACCCAAGTGAGAAAATTTTTAAAATCAATGGGAATGAAATGTTTAAAAGTAGGTTCTCTTCCTTCTAAAGCTGACCCAGATGAACAAGAGGACTACAAAGAAAAAAAGCTAGAACCCAGACTAAATGAGGCAAAAGAAGGAAAAAGGGCTGTTTTTTTTGTTGATGCCGCTCACTTCGTCATGGGAGCATTTCTCGGTTTTGTTTGGTGTTTTGAGAGACTTTTTGTTAAGTCACCGAGCGGGCGTAAACGCTTCAATGTTTTAGGAGCATTAAATGCAATAACTCATGAAGTTATTCTGGTAACATATGACAATTATATTACGGCAACTCAAGTCTGTGAACTTATTGAAAAAATAGCTGCTTTAGGACTAATGATTCCCATCACTCTCGTCTTAGATAATGCCCGCTATCAGAAATGTAAAATTGTTGAAGAATTGGCTCTTTCTTTGTCAATAGAGCTGCTCTATCTGCCGTCTTATTCACCTAATCTAAATTTAATTGAAAGGCTGTGGAAATTGGTCAAAAAGAAATGTTTATATGGTAAATATTATGAGAACTTTTCTGACTTTTCTTCAGCTATTTATGAATGTCTGAATGATGCCCATCTGAAACATAAAAAAGAACTGGATTCCTTGCTGACTCTACGATTTCAGAAGTTTAATAAATCTCAGATTATGAACGTCTAA
- the psaA gene encoding photosystem I core protein PsaA — protein MALPPKEAVAKVIVDKDPVPTSFEKWGQPGHFDRTLAKGPKTTTWIWNLHANVHDFDSQTSDLEDISRKIFSAHFGHLAVVFVWLSGMYFHGAKFSNYEAWLTNPLAIKPSAQVVWPIVGQGILNGDVGGGFHGIQITSGLFYLWRASGFTNSYQLYCTAIGGLVMAGLMLFAGWFHYHKSAPKLEWFQNVESMMNHHLAGLLGLGSLGWAGHQIHVSLPVNKLLDAGVAPQDIPLPHEFILEPSKMADLYPSFAQGLTPFFTLNWGAYSDFLTFKGGLNPVTGGLWLSDTAHHHLAIAVLFIIAGHMYRTNWGIGHSMKEILENHKGPFTGQGHKGLYEILTTSWHAQLAINLALLGSLTIIVAHHMYAMPPYPYQATDYATQLSLFTHHTWIGGFLIVGAGAHGAIFMVRDYDPAKNVDNLLDRVIRHRDAIISHLNWVCIFLGFHSFGLYIHNDTMRAFGRPQDMFSDTGIQLQPIFAQWVQSLHTLAPGNTAPNALTTASYAFGGDVVAVGGKVAMMPITLGTADFLVHHIHAFTIHVTVLILLKGVLYARGSRLIPDKANLGFRFPCDGPGRGGTCQVSGWDHVFLGLFWMYNSISVVIFHFSWKMQSDVWGTVAPDGTVTHVTLGNFAQSAITINGWLRDFLWAQAAQVINSYGSALSAYGIMFLAGHFVFAFSLMFLFSGRGYWQELIESIVWAHNKLRVAPAIQPRALSIIQGRAVGVAHYLLGGIVTTWAFFLARSLSIG, from the coding sequence ATGGCACTCCCCCCCAAAGAGGCGGTAGCTAAAGTGATTGTAGATAAAGACCCAGTACCTACTTCCTTTGAGAAGTGGGGTCAACCGGGGCATTTTGATCGCACTTTAGCCAAAGGACCCAAAACCACTACCTGGATTTGGAACCTACACGCCAACGTCCACGATTTTGATAGTCAAACCAGCGATCTCGAAGATATTTCTCGGAAAATCTTCAGCGCCCACTTCGGACATCTCGCCGTTGTCTTCGTTTGGCTAAGTGGAATGTACTTCCACGGCGCGAAATTTTCTAACTATGAAGCTTGGTTAACCAACCCGCTGGCCATCAAACCCAGCGCCCAAGTGGTCTGGCCGATCGTCGGTCAAGGCATCCTCAACGGCGATGTGGGCGGCGGCTTCCACGGTATTCAGATCACCTCTGGTCTGTTCTACCTCTGGCGTGCTTCTGGGTTCACCAACAGCTATCAGCTATACTGCACCGCTATCGGTGGTTTAGTTATGGCGGGCCTGATGCTGTTTGCCGGTTGGTTCCATTACCACAAAAGCGCACCGAAACTGGAATGGTTCCAAAACGTGGAATCGATGATGAACCACCACTTGGCGGGTTTACTCGGCTTAGGTTCCCTAGGTTGGGCTGGTCATCAGATTCACGTTTCTTTACCGGTGAACAAACTCCTCGATGCTGGAGTAGCTCCCCAAGACATCCCCTTGCCCCACGAGTTCATCCTCGAACCGAGCAAGATGGCGGACTTATATCCCAGTTTCGCCCAGGGTTTGACCCCCTTCTTTACCCTTAACTGGGGTGCTTACTCGGATTTCCTCACCTTCAAAGGTGGCTTGAACCCCGTGACCGGTGGTCTCTGGCTTTCCGATACCGCTCACCATCACTTGGCGATCGCTGTATTATTCATCATTGCTGGTCATATGTACCGTACCAACTGGGGTATCGGTCACAGCATGAAGGAAATCCTTGAAAACCACAAAGGTCCCTTCACCGGTCAAGGTCACAAAGGACTGTACGAAATCCTGACCACCTCTTGGCACGCTCAGTTAGCGATTAACCTTGCTCTCTTAGGTTCGCTAACCATCATCGTGGCCCACCATATGTACGCCATGCCGCCTTATCCCTATCAGGCGACTGACTACGCCACCCAACTATCCTTGTTCACTCACCACACTTGGATCGGTGGCTTCTTAATCGTCGGTGCGGGAGCGCACGGAGCGATCTTCATGGTGCGGGACTACGATCCAGCCAAAAACGTCGATAACCTGCTCGATCGGGTGATCCGTCATCGCGACGCAATTATCTCCCACCTGAACTGGGTATGTATTTTCCTTGGCTTCCATAGCTTCGGTTTATACATTCACAACGACACCATGCGGGCTTTTGGTCGTCCCCAAGATATGTTCTCGGATACGGGAATTCAACTACAACCCATCTTTGCTCAATGGGTACAAAGTCTCCACACCCTAGCCCCCGGCAACACCGCTCCTAACGCTCTCACTACCGCTAGTTATGCTTTCGGTGGCGACGTGGTAGCAGTGGGTGGCAAAGTGGCCATGATGCCGATCACTCTCGGTACTGCCGATTTCCTCGTGCATCACATCCACGCCTTCACCATCCATGTCACCGTGTTGATTCTCCTCAAAGGGGTTCTCTACGCTCGCGGTTCCCGTCTGATTCCCGATAAAGCGAATCTCGGTTTCCGTTTCCCCTGCGATGGTCCCGGTCGCGGCGGTACCTGCCAAGTTTCGGGTTGGGATCACGTTTTCCTCGGCCTGTTCTGGATGTACAACTCCATCTCGGTCGTAATCTTCCACTTTAGCTGGAAAATGCAGTCCGATGTCTGGGGAACCGTCGCCCCCGATGGCACTGTCACCCACGTTACCCTCGGTAACTTCGCCCAAAGTGCCATCACCATCAACGGTTGGTTACGGGATTTCCTCTGGGCGCAAGCAGCTCAAGTGATTAACTCCTATGGCTCCGCTCTGTCTGCCTACGGAATCATGTTCCTAGCCGGTCACTTCGTCTTCGCGTTTAGCTTGATGTTCCTGTTCAGTGGTCGCGGCTACTGGCAAGAATTAATCGAGTCGATCGTCTGGGCGCACAACAAGTTAAGAGTTGCCCCCGCTATCCAACCTCGCGCCCTGAGCATCATTCAAGGTCGTGCCGTTGGTGTGGCTCACTACCTCTTAGGCGGTATTGTAACCACTTGGGCATTCTTCTTGGCCAGAAGTCTCTCGATTGGCTAA
- a CDS encoding DUF2605 domain-containing protein gives MLRNINNAKIKVSKIVIIRIMFPSQPTENELLKTILEPLLEDFTYWFSRSRLLLESERLSFLSLEEQNDLLARVKNAQQEVATAHLLFKTTGGQVGIEAKMLLPWHQLVAECWGVSSRRRRLQGWGEYQSPQTDA, from the coding sequence ATGTTAAGAAATATAAATAACGCTAAGATTAAGGTAAGCAAAATCGTCATTATAAGAATAATGTTCCCTTCGCAACCCACCGAAAACGAACTCCTGAAAACTATCTTGGAACCTCTACTAGAGGATTTCACCTATTGGTTTTCCCGTTCCCGTCTCCTCCTCGAATCCGAGAGATTATCCTTTCTCAGCCTCGAGGAACAAAACGATTTATTAGCAAGAGTCAAAAACGCTCAACAGGAGGTAGCCACGGCTCATTTACTCTTTAAAACCACAGGTGGTCAGGTGGGTATCGAGGCCAAGATGTTGTTGCCTTGGCATCAGCTGGTGGCAGAGTGTTGGGGGGTCAGCAGTCGTCGTCGTCGATTACAGGGTTGGGGAGAATATCAATCTCCTCAAACTGACGCTTAA
- a CDS encoding TenA family protein, whose translation MLSQQLWHSHQDLVQACLEHPFVRGIATGELKRDCFAFYVGQDAFFLESFARAYSIAAAKAPDWQGFTSFHRLAAGVLQELGLHENYALQWGVDLRKVQPANATRRYRDFLLATAWMGDIGAIAVAMSPCMRLYAYLGQQLALEPISENPYQAWIDSYSGNEFAALASQLEELADKYALMTENISLSYRYALSCEQDFFSAAYSRGKS comes from the coding sequence ATGCTTAGTCAGCAACTTTGGCACAGCCATCAAGATCTAGTACAAGCTTGTCTAGAACACCCTTTTGTGCGAGGTATCGCCACAGGAGAGCTTAAACGGGACTGTTTCGCTTTCTATGTCGGTCAAGATGCTTTTTTTCTGGAATCTTTCGCCCGTGCTTACAGTATCGCCGCCGCTAAAGCTCCCGATTGGCAGGGATTCACTAGCTTTCATCGGTTAGCGGCGGGGGTATTACAGGAATTAGGATTACATGAAAATTATGCTTTACAGTGGGGAGTTGACCTGAGAAAGGTTCAGCCCGCTAATGCCACCCGTCGCTATCGGGATTTTCTTCTCGCTACCGCTTGGATGGGTGACATCGGTGCGATTGCCGTGGCGATGAGTCCCTGTATGCGTCTTTATGCTTATCTGGGTCAACAATTAGCCTTAGAGCCGATTTCTGAGAATCCCTATCAAGCTTGGATTGATAGTTATAGTGGGAATGAATTCGCAGCTTTAGCAAGCCAGTTAGAGGAATTAGCGGATAAATACGCCCTGATGACGGAAAATATCTCTTTATCCTATCGTTATGCCCTTAGTTGTGAACAGGACTTCTTTAGTGCCGCCTACAGCCGGGGCAAATCTTAA
- the psaJ gene encoding photosystem I reaction center subunit IX — MEGLTKFLSSAPVLIMALLTFTAGILIEFNRFYPDLLFHPLG; from the coding sequence ATGGAAGGACTTACTAAATTTCTCTCGTCCGCACCCGTGTTAATTATGGCGCTGCTGACTTTCACCGCCGGGATTTTAATCGAATTTAATCGCTTTTATCCCGATCTCTTATTCCACCCGCTAGGTTAA
- a CDS encoding type II toxin-antitoxin system VapC family toxin, whose translation MKAIIADTTPLYGAIDTSDQYHSRAQAELRRIESEDLTVIISFPVYIETYSLLLYRLGFEQATHFTQNCLESANLINPTEDQYFASIAKAKQFPDQTITIVDALTAIISIELDLPVWSYDYHFDIL comes from the coding sequence TTGAAAGCGATTATTGCTGACACAACCCCCCTTTACGGAGCGATAGATACCAGTGATCAATATCATAGCAGAGCGCAAGCAGAGCTAAGACGCATAGAATCGGAAGATTTAACAGTTATTATCTCTTTCCCCGTATATATAGAAACTTACAGCTTGCTTCTATATAGATTAGGATTTGAACAAGCCACTCATTTCACACAAAATTGCTTAGAATCTGCTAATTTGATCAATCCGACAGAAGATCAGTATTTCGCATCCATAGCAAAAGCTAAACAATTTCCTGATCAAACTATTACTATTGTTGATGCTTTGACTGCTATCATCTCAATCGAATTAGATCTACCTGTTTGGAGCTATGATTATCATTTTGATATACTTTAG
- a CDS encoding peptide ligase PGM1-related protein, giving the protein MLLDKDLMLEKRLRYQELQEKLKEIWQGENVLESDECDYDILVIPSFSIDQRVGQKVAGFLHYEERLLFSLIRLRHPKTRLIYVTAQPLSRMVIDYYLQLLPGIPFSHANNRLLLLTTHDNSFQPLTQKILERPRLVARIRQALRRDRAYMVCFNSTNLERELSLQLDIPLFACSPDLLYWGSKSGSREIFGQGNIPHPDGSLQINTVKDLLYEAASLWSRQPQLKRMVVKLNEGLSGEGNAVLDLRPLGEIVDSNSLDLSEKMNLLSKQLEKMSFQASDENWESFSGKIAELGGIVEAFIEGEEKRSPSVQGYITPTGEVKILSTHDQILGGPDGQIYLGCHFPADENYRLQLQELGLKIGEILAAKGAIERYGVDFVAVKNPETLVWDLQAIEINLRKGGTTHPFMTLKLLTNGEYDQKTGLFFSQPHQEKYYIASDNLHKPQYKGLLPDDLMDIIAKHHLHFDSSSKTGTVFHLMGALSEFGKLGLTCIGNSSEEAAAIYQRVEQVLDWETEPSSINLGYCSGLPITWI; this is encoded by the coding sequence ATGCTGTTAGATAAAGATTTGATGCTAGAAAAGCGGCTGCGGTATCAAGAATTACAAGAAAAATTAAAAGAGATTTGGCAGGGAGAAAACGTTCTCGAATCGGATGAATGCGATTATGATATCCTAGTTATCCCTTCTTTTAGTATCGATCAGAGAGTCGGTCAAAAAGTGGCGGGTTTTTTACATTACGAAGAAAGATTATTATTTTCTCTGATTCGGTTGCGACACCCGAAAACCCGTTTAATCTATGTAACAGCGCAGCCACTTTCGCGGATGGTGATTGATTATTACCTGCAATTGTTACCGGGGATTCCCTTTTCCCATGCTAATAATCGTCTGTTATTACTGACAACTCACGATAACTCTTTTCAACCTTTAACCCAAAAAATTCTGGAAAGACCGCGCTTAGTAGCAAGAATCCGGCAAGCGTTGCGTCGAGATCGGGCCTATATGGTTTGTTTTAATTCTACTAATTTAGAGCGAGAATTGTCTTTACAATTAGATATTCCTTTATTTGCCTGTAGTCCAGATTTATTGTATTGGGGTTCTAAAAGTGGCAGTCGCGAGATTTTTGGACAAGGCAATATTCCCCATCCTGACGGTAGTTTACAGATAAATACGGTCAAGGATTTGTTATACGAAGCCGCTAGTTTGTGGTCCCGTCAACCGCAATTAAAACGCATGGTAGTGAAGTTAAATGAGGGGTTATCGGGAGAAGGAAATGCGGTTTTAGATTTACGTCCTTTAGGGGAAATTGTGGATAGTAACAGTCTAGATTTAAGCGAGAAAATGAATCTCTTGTCCAAACAATTAGAGAAGATGAGTTTTCAAGCAAGCGATGAAAATTGGGAGAGTTTTTCTGGCAAAATTGCTGAATTAGGGGGAATTGTCGAAGCTTTTATTGAAGGAGAAGAAAAGCGATCGCCAAGTGTGCAAGGTTATATTACACCCACGGGAGAAGTGAAGATTCTTTCCACTCACGATCAAATTTTAGGGGGTCCCGATGGTCAAATTTATCTAGGTTGTCATTTTCCTGCCGATGAAAATTATCGCCTACAATTACAGGAATTAGGCCTAAAAATAGGGGAAATTCTGGCAGCCAAGGGAGCAATTGAACGCTATGGAGTTGATTTCGTCGCTGTCAAAAATCCAGAAACTTTAGTCTGGGATTTACAGGCGATCGAAATTAATCTGCGAAAAGGAGGAACTACCCATCCTTTTATGACTTTAAAGCTTTTAACTAATGGTGAATATGATCAAAAAACTGGATTATTTTTCAGTCAACCTCACCAGGAAAAATACTATATTGCCTCCGATAATCTCCACAAACCCCAATACAAAGGTTTACTTCCCGATGATTTAATGGATATTATTGCTAAACATCACTTGCATTTTGATAGTAGCAGTAAAACGGGAACAGTTTTTCATCTCATGGGTGCGCTGTCAGAATTTGGTAAATTAGGGTTAACTTGTATCGGCAATTCTAGTGAGGAAGCGGCGGCAATTTATCAGCGTGTCGAACAGGTTTTAGATTGGGAAACAGAGCCTAGTTCCATAAATTTAGGTTATTGTTCTGGATTACCGATCACTTGGATATAA
- a CDS encoding amino acid ABC transporter substrate-binding protein, with protein MKRTLAVMTMTVALTVTSNHSSLAGAIFDRIQKTGVITAGARKDAIPFGFVNSQGKWVGYSLDMLELIRKETERKLGKPIKLKIVEINPQNRFEKLKTGVIDIECGSTTFTWKRENEVDFSVSYFAGGTQLLTRKGSNLDDIGSLAGRRIGVIANTTNEAVIKTQQPAAILVKVKSRGEGLQKLETGEIDGFASDGITLEGLRKSAKNPNNLAIVPSYPYAYESYACTLPENDSKWRDTVNYTLLKFMEGIVSDQQQAVTIYERWFGEDGVVPYSRETINDYFQGIVNTYEWIPLTVFP; from the coding sequence ATGAAGCGTACACTTGCCGTCATGACGATGACAGTAGCTTTAACCGTCACCAGTAACCATTCTAGCCTTGCGGGAGCAATCTTCGATCGCATTCAAAAAACTGGGGTAATTACTGCCGGCGCTCGTAAAGATGCTATTCCCTTTGGTTTTGTCAACTCCCAGGGCAAGTGGGTGGGTTACAGCCTTGATATGTTAGAGTTAATTCGCAAGGAAACCGAACGGAAGTTAGGAAAACCAATTAAGTTAAAAATTGTTGAGATTAATCCCCAAAATCGTTTTGAAAAGTTGAAAACAGGGGTTATCGATATCGAATGTGGCTCTACTACTTTTACTTGGAAAAGAGAAAATGAAGTGGATTTTTCCGTTAGTTACTTTGCCGGTGGTACTCAATTGCTCACCCGCAAAGGTAGTAATCTTGATGACATCGGTAGCTTGGCAGGCAGACGCATTGGAGTGATTGCCAATACTACTAATGAAGCGGTAATTAAAACCCAACAACCCGCCGCTATTTTGGTCAAAGTTAAAAGTCGTGGCGAGGGTTTACAAAAACTAGAAACGGGAGAAATTGATGGTTTTGCCAGCGATGGCATTACCCTAGAAGGTTTAAGGAAAAGTGCTAAAAATCCCAATAATTTAGCCATAGTTCCCTCCTATCCCTACGCCTACGAATCCTATGCCTGTACTTTACCTGAAAATGATTCTAAATGGCGCGATACAGTGAATTATACCCTATTAAAATTCATGGAAGGGATCGTTAGTGACCAACAACAAGCGGTGACAATTTATGAACGTTGGTTTGGTGAAGATGGTGTTGTTCCCTATTCCAGAGAAACTATTAATGATTATTTTCAAGGCATTGTCAACACCTACGAATGGATTCCTTTAACTGTATTTCCCTAA